The proteins below are encoded in one region of Paracoccus sp. N5:
- a CDS encoding TfuA-like protein, whose protein sequence is MSVIVFSGPSLSARDRAAFPQICFLPPAQQGDLYRAARGRPVAIGLIDGRFDGVPAVWHKEVLWALSQRIAVFGAASMGALRAVELAPFGMRGVGRIFRDFRDGLLTDDDEVALLHGPAETGHAALSEPMVNIRATVAAARAAGIVDDAGAAHLLATAKAQFYQQRDWPGVLAAAARLSPAMRDRLASWLPGGRIDQKRADALELLHEIQAHAARGEPAPAPDFTFEWTEAWANAPWLAAHEQGAGATDALLLDALRLQGEPYLELRRAALLQHLAAEAAARQRSGPDPARIAQAALEFRLPRGLLRGQDIERWAAENGLDRAGFDRLMARLATVEAMAQDRDAALGPAILDQLRLDGGYAALRERIAGCADPDPPPLPVLLAWYFRTRLGRDLPEDLEDHARSLGFRDLGHFHAALARDHALWLQDGQPPADDAGAGRQTHRQRPPGTVT, encoded by the coding sequence ATGAGCGTGATCGTCTTTTCCGGTCCCTCGCTCAGCGCGCGCGACCGTGCCGCCTTTCCGCAGATCTGCTTCCTGCCGCCCGCGCAGCAGGGCGACCTTTACCGCGCCGCGCGGGGGCGGCCGGTGGCGATCGGCCTGATCGACGGCCGTTTCGACGGCGTGCCCGCGGTCTGGCACAAGGAGGTGCTCTGGGCGCTCTCGCAGCGCATCGCCGTTTTCGGCGCCGCCAGCATGGGCGCCCTGCGCGCCGTCGAGCTTGCCCCCTTCGGCATGCGCGGCGTCGGGCGCATCTTCCGGGATTTCCGCGATGGCCTGCTGACGGATGACGACGAGGTGGCGCTGCTGCACGGGCCGGCCGAGACCGGCCATGCCGCGCTGAGCGAGCCGATGGTCAATATCCGCGCCACCGTCGCCGCGGCGCGGGCGGCGGGCATCGTCGACGATGCGGGTGCCGCGCATCTGCTGGCCACCGCCAAGGCGCAGTTCTATCAGCAACGCGACTGGCCCGGCGTCCTGGCGGCCGCGGCCCGGCTGTCCCCCGCGATGCGCGACCGCCTTGCATCCTGGCTGCCGGGCGGCCGCATCGACCAGAAACGCGCCGACGCGCTGGAGTTGCTGCACGAGATCCAGGCGCATGCCGCGCGCGGCGAACCGGCCCCGGCACCGGATTTCACCTTTGAATGGACCGAGGCCTGGGCCAATGCGCCCTGGCTCGCGGCGCATGAGCAGGGCGCCGGGGCGACGGATGCGCTGCTGCTCGATGCGCTGCGCCTGCAGGGCGAGCCCTATCTGGAGCTGCGCCGCGCCGCCCTGCTGCAGCACCTCGCCGCCGAGGCCGCCGCGCGCCAGCGGTCCGGGCCGGATCCGGCGCGCATCGCCCAGGCCGCGCTGGAGTTTCGCCTGCCGCGCGGCTTGCTGCGCGGGCAGGACATCGAACGCTGGGCGGCCGAAAACGGCCTGGACCGCGCGGGGTTCGACCGGCTGATGGCCCGGCTGGCGACGGTCGAGGCGATGGCGCAGGACCGCGACGCGGCGCTGGGGCCGGCGATCCTGGACCAGCTGCGGCTGGATGGCGGCTATGCCGCCCTGCGCGAGCGCATCGCCGGCTGCGCCGATCCCGATCCGCCGCCGCTGCCCGTGCTGCTGGCCTGGTATTTCCGCACCCGCCTTGGCCGCGACCTGCCGGAGGACCTGGAGGACCATGCCCGCAGCCTCGGTTTCCGCGATCTCGGGCATTTCCATGCCGCGCTGGCGCGGGACCATGCGCTGTGGCTGCAAGACGGGCAGCCGCCGGCTGACGATGCGGGTGCCGGGCGACAAACCCATCGACAGCGGCCGCCCGGCACCGTAACCTGA
- a CDS encoding GNAT family N-acetyltransferase translates to MQQLDAWDEPMRRAAIRRSFKAADSCIITLEGRDIGWMQVTERDADYNLAQLQLLPEYCGRGIGSRILRDLLHRAAAEGRTVSLSVVRTNRAIGLYLRLGFRMIDPDATPILDMVWTPEGLRP, encoded by the coding sequence ATGCAGCAACTGGACGCCTGGGACGAGCCGATGCGCCGGGCGGCGATCCGGCGCTCGTTCAAGGCGGCGGATTCCTGCATCATCACCCTCGAGGGCAGGGATATCGGCTGGATGCAGGTCACCGAGCGCGATGCCGATTACAACCTGGCGCAGTTGCAGTTGCTGCCGGAATATTGCGGCCGGGGCATCGGCTCGCGCATCCTGCGCGACCTGCTGCACCGGGCCGCGGCCGAGGGCAGGACCGTCTCGCTGTCGGTGGTGCGGACCAACCGGGCCATCGGCCTTTACCTGCGGCTGGGCTTTCGCATGATCGACCCCGATGCCACGCCGATCCTGGACATGGTCTGGACGCCCGAAGGATTGCGGCCCTGA
- a CDS encoding amidohydrolase, whose amino-acid sequence MIPTVFSARRIITMDPSRPEATHVMVSHDGRILAVGGPEDMRGRGELHHDDRFADKVLMPGFVEGHAHMMEGSVWRFTYLGHYDRVAPDGRRWQGITSTNALVQRLRDRAAELGDGPVVGWGFDPLFVPGDRLSRLDLDRVSTSRPVVVLHSNMHLLTANSVALDLAGYDENTDVPGVIHTEDGELHGELHEMGAMFPVMRRVGASFRAMGGDPEAIWNFARSACRAGVTTSTDLLNELGDEVLADLFATTAEAGYPLRLVPMLSALALQPEAVAARAKELRAQSTDRVRLGGVKIVTDGSIQGFTAQLLAPGYHRGTDNGIWNIAPEALNVLVDDLNRQGIQMHIHVNGDGASLAAIEALEAALAGHFRPDHRHVLQHCQMADRAQLRRIAALQCCVNLFANHLYYFGDKHYEITIGPERACRMNPCASALEMGIPLAIHSDAPITPLAPLVTAWCAVNRLTDSGRQLGTSERIPLDAALYAITLGAAHTLKLDGELGSVEVGKRADFAVLEDDPHALGPERLREVRVWGTVFGGSPVAAGSF is encoded by the coding sequence ATGATCCCGACCGTTTTTTCAGCACGCCGCATCATCACCATGGACCCGTCGCGGCCCGAGGCGACGCATGTCATGGTGTCCCACGATGGGCGCATCCTTGCCGTCGGCGGCCCCGAGGACATGCGCGGCCGGGGCGAGCTGCACCACGACGACCGTTTCGCCGACAAGGTGCTGATGCCCGGTTTCGTCGAGGGCCATGCCCATATGATGGAGGGTTCGGTCTGGCGCTTCACCTATCTGGGCCATTATGACCGCGTGGCCCCGGACGGCCGGCGTTGGCAGGGCATCACCAGCACCAACGCGCTGGTCCAGCGCCTGCGCGACCGCGCCGCGGAATTGGGCGACGGGCCCGTCGTCGGCTGGGGCTTCGATCCGCTTTTCGTGCCCGGCGACCGGCTGTCGCGGCTGGACCTCGACCGGGTCTCGACCTCCCGGCCGGTGGTGGTGCTGCATTCCAACATGCATCTGCTGACCGCCAACAGCGTGGCGCTGGACCTGGCCGGCTATGACGAGAACACCGACGTCCCCGGCGTCATCCACACCGAGGACGGCGAACTCCACGGCGAGCTGCACGAGATGGGCGCCATGTTCCCGGTCATGCGCCGGGTCGGCGCCAGCTTCCGCGCCATGGGCGGCGATCCCGAGGCGATCTGGAACTTCGCGCGCTCGGCCTGCCGGGCAGGGGTGACGACCTCGACCGACCTGCTGAACGAGCTGGGCGACGAGGTGCTGGCCGACCTGTTCGCCACCACGGCCGAGGCCGGCTATCCCTTGCGGCTGGTGCCGATGCTTTCGGCGCTGGCGCTGCAGCCCGAGGCGGTGGCCGCGCGGGCGAAGGAGTTGCGGGCGCAATCGACCGACCGGGTGCGGCTGGGCGGGGTCAAGATCGTCACCGACGGCTCGATCCAGGGTTTCACCGCGCAGCTGCTGGCGCCGGGCTATCATCGCGGCACCGACAATGGCATCTGGAACATCGCCCCCGAGGCGCTGAACGTCCTGGTGGACGACCTGAACCGCCAGGGCATCCAGATGCATATCCATGTCAACGGCGACGGCGCCAGCCTGGCCGCCATCGAGGCGCTGGAAGCGGCCCTCGCCGGGCATTTCCGCCCCGACCACCGCCATGTGCTGCAACATTGCCAGATGGCCGACCGCGCCCAGCTGCGCCGCATCGCCGCGCTGCAATGCTGCGTGAACCTGTTCGCCAACCACCTGTATTATTTCGGCGACAAGCATTACGAGATCACCATCGGCCCCGAGCGCGCCTGCCGCATGAACCCCTGCGCCAGCGCGCTGGAGATGGGCATTCCGCTGGCCATCCACTCCGATGCGCCGATCACGCCGCTGGCGCCGCTGGTTACCGCCTGGTGCGCGGTCAATCGGCTGACCGACAGCGGCCGGCAGCTGGGCACCTCGGAACGCATCCCGCTGGACGCGGCGCTTTACGCCATCACCCTGGGTGCGGCCCATACGTTGAAGCTGGACGGCGAGCTGGGCTCGGTCGAGGTCGGCAAGCGCGCCGATTTCGCCGTGCTCGAGGACGATCCGCACGCCCTCGGTCCCGAGCGGCTGCGCGAGGTCCGGGTCTGGGGCACCGTCTTCGGCGGCAGCCCGGTCGCGGCCGGGTCGTTCTGA
- a CDS encoding CobW family GTP-binding protein: MAAPLPVNLLCGYLGAGKTTLLNRLLDRQGERILVMVNDFGDIAVDAALIAGRSADTIQLSNGCICCSIGGGLFDAFERALSLRDRVDRLVIEASGVAEPRRLAAFALAEPELDCRAVVAVVDPQSLAERLADPRIGRVAESQIRGADAVFLSRADIAGRTALRRTARLVARLNPLASQHVATDSGFMQALAAPHDGRSLAALVPDPDHGRLFASRTISLVPPPDRGQLVAIIERHRRAVHRLKGYVLLPGSAGPHLLQLAGGVLSLDPAAPPEGMVANRLVAIAPDAEALAQMAADLAPAPSCAARPG; encoded by the coding sequence ATGGCCGCGCCGCTGCCCGTCAACCTGCTCTGCGGCTATCTGGGCGCGGGCAAGACCACGCTGCTGAACCGGCTGCTGGATCGGCAGGGCGAGCGGATCCTGGTCATGGTCAACGATTTCGGCGACATCGCGGTCGATGCCGCGCTGATTGCCGGCCGCTCGGCCGACACCATCCAGCTCAGCAACGGTTGCATCTGCTGCTCGATAGGCGGCGGGCTGTTCGACGCCTTCGAGCGGGCGCTGAGCCTGCGCGACCGGGTGGACCGGCTGGTCATCGAGGCCAGCGGCGTCGCCGAGCCTCGGCGGCTGGCCGCCTTCGCCCTGGCCGAGCCCGAGCTGGACTGCCGGGCGGTGGTGGCCGTGGTCGATCCGCAAAGCTTGGCCGAACGGCTGGCCGATCCCCGGATCGGGCGGGTGGCGGAAAGCCAGATCCGCGGTGCCGATGCCGTCTTTCTGTCGCGCGCCGACATCGCCGGCCGCACGGCGCTGCGCCGCACGGCGCGACTGGTCGCCCGGCTCAATCCGCTGGCCAGCCAGCATGTGGCGACCGACAGCGGCTTCATGCAGGCCTTGGCGGCGCCCCATGACGGCCGCAGCCTTGCCGCCCTGGTCCCGGACCCCGACCATGGGCGGCTGTTCGCCAGCCGCACGATCAGCCTTGTCCCGCCCCCGGATCGCGGGCAACTCGTCGCGATCATCGAGCGGCATCGGCGGGCGGTCCATCGGCTCAAGGGCTATGTCCTGCTGCCCGGCTCGGCCGGCCCGCACCTGCTGCAACTGGCCGGCGGCGTGCTGTCGCTGGACCCGGCCGCGCCGCCCGAGGGCATGGTCGCGAACCGGCTGGTCGCCATCGCGCCGGATGCGGAAGCGCTGGCGCAAATGGCCGCCGATCTCGCGCCGGCACCGTCCTGCGCGGCCCGGCCTGGTTGA
- a CDS encoding tetratricopeptide repeat protein — protein MTEQPGLTGPRLQAVLYADIHGYTRLIEQDEAGTILRLTRSLALIRNLVGDYGGTVVNTAGDGLVAVFEDVHKALHFAVEMQRELSCESAWAEAREPIAWRVGISLGETFEGRDGVYGHSVNLAARIQSFADPGGICVTETVYRMVRDKAQLAMRSLGRRRLKNISAPVEVYAVMPPAPAAAPATPLPGGLLRRTDPSQPDASLAILPMENLSADPRDRHLCQGIVADLITNLSRFRQLMVIARHSSVLAAAQTTSLREIGRRLGVRYLLTGGFRRAGNRLRITVDLAEAESENVIWSERYDGVMQDIFDFQDDVTAMTAARVAIQLDTAERRRLAEQAHPALYAYGLVLRGQDMGLRFLPDANLHARRLFEEARDLDPSYGRSYAAMSRTFNVEWRYNWTSDPDAALNQALVLAKRAVQCDSLDSRGFSEMGLAHLYKKQHDEALAAYEHALDLNPNDADLLAYTGDCLAYVRQGDRAVKLLERAMRLNPYCPDAYLWFLGDAYFHHGDYARSIETLHKMRDQSEAHRLLAASHALLGQMDEARRHARAVMQVHPNFTIAHWRKVPPLKHPEDLELYVEGLRKAGLT, from the coding sequence ATGACCGAACAGCCCGGTTTGACCGGCCCCCGGCTTCAGGCGGTGCTTTATGCCGACATCCACGGCTATACCCGCCTGATCGAGCAGGACGAGGCGGGAACCATCCTGCGGCTGACGCGCTCGCTGGCGCTGATCCGCAACCTGGTCGGGGATTACGGCGGCACCGTGGTCAATACCGCAGGCGACGGGCTGGTCGCCGTGTTCGAGGACGTCCACAAGGCGCTGCATTTCGCTGTCGAGATGCAGCGCGAACTGTCCTGCGAATCCGCCTGGGCCGAGGCGCGCGAGCCCATCGCCTGGCGCGTCGGCATCTCGCTGGGCGAGACCTTCGAGGGCCGGGACGGGGTCTATGGCCACAGCGTCAACCTGGCGGCGCGGATCCAGAGCTTCGCCGATCCCGGCGGCATCTGCGTCACCGAAACGGTCTACCGCATGGTGCGCGACAAGGCGCAGCTGGCGATGCGCTCGCTGGGGCGGCGGCGGCTGAAGAACATCTCGGCCCCGGTCGAGGTCTATGCCGTCATGCCCCCGGCCCCCGCCGCCGCACCCGCGACCCCCCTGCCCGGCGGCCTGCTGCGCCGCACCGATCCCAGCCAGCCCGACGCCTCGCTGGCGATCCTGCCGATGGAGAATCTCTCGGCCGATCCCCGCGACCGGCATCTGTGCCAGGGCATCGTCGCCGACCTCATCACCAATCTCAGCCGGTTCCGGCAACTGATGGTGATCGCGCGGCATTCCTCGGTCCTGGCCGCGGCGCAGACCACCTCGCTGCGCGAGATCGGCCGCCGGCTGGGCGTGCGCTACCTGCTGACCGGCGGCTTTCGCCGGGCCGGCAACCGGCTGCGCATTACCGTCGACCTGGCCGAGGCGGAATCCGAGAATGTCATCTGGTCCGAACGCTATGACGGCGTGATGCAGGACATCTTCGACTTCCAGGACGACGTGACCGCGATGACCGCGGCGCGGGTGGCAATCCAGCTCGACACCGCCGAGCGGCGCCGGCTGGCCGAGCAGGCGCACCCGGCGCTTTACGCCTATGGGCTGGTGCTGCGCGGGCAGGACATGGGCCTGCGCTTCCTGCCCGATGCCAACCTGCACGCCCGGCGGCTGTTCGAAGAGGCGCGCGACCTCGATCCCAGCTATGGCCGCAGCTATGCGGCGATGTCGCGCACCTTCAACGTCGAATGGCGCTACAACTGGACCAGCGACCCGGATGCGGCGCTGAACCAGGCGCTAGTCCTGGCCAAGCGGGCGGTGCAATGCGACAGTCTCGATTCGCGCGGCTTTTCCGAGATGGGCCTGGCGCATCTCTACAAGAAGCAGCATGACGAGGCGCTGGCCGCCTATGAACATGCGCTGGACCTGAACCCCAACGACGCCGACCTGCTGGCCTATACCGGCGATTGCCTGGCCTATGTCCGGCAGGGCGACCGCGCGGTAAAGCTGCTGGAACGGGCGATGCGGCTCAATCCCTATTGCCCGGACGCCTATCTGTGGTTCCTGGGCGATGCCTATTTCCACCATGGCGACTATGCCAGGAGCATCGAGACGCTCCACAAGATGCGCGACCAGTCCGAGGCGCACCGGCTGCTGGCCGCCAGCCACGCGCTGCTGGGCCAGATGGACGAGGCCCGCCGCCATGCCCGCGCGGTGATGCAGGTGCATCCGAACTTCACCATCGCGCATTGGCGCAAGGTGCCGCCGCTGAAACATCCCGAGGATCTGGAGCTTTACGTCGAGGGGCTGCGCAAGGCGGGCCTGACCTGA
- a CDS encoding YcaO-like family protein, with protein MTRGAATKGYRRGCHRGVAPAQTVARVRPLMARMGITRIADVTGLDRIGVPVVMVCRPNARSLAVSQGKGLDLDAAIASGLMEAAELYHAEHVEAPLKLGSLNELAHSHAMIDVDRLARISDRFHRDLPMLWIEGRDLLSGRPRWLPFECVRANFTLPPPPGSGCFPCGSNGLASGNTMAEATCHALCELIERDATTLWHLLPPERRAATGLDLASVDDLACRAVLDRMRGAGFDVHVWHLVGDMAVPAFYCLLSDRREPGSHHGIGAGAHPARAIALLRALTEAAQVRCTYISGARDDLRPDDFSPHELSRKARRAAEMRANHRPATDFAAVEEFLSLDFARDLDWLLSRLRAVGIDEAVAVDLRKPGLDLPVVRLVVPGLEAPHDHPGWRPGPRARAAGQAAP; from the coding sequence CTGACGCGCGGGGCCGCAACCAAGGGCTATCGCCGCGGCTGCCACCGCGGCGTCGCCCCTGCGCAGACCGTGGCGCGGGTGCGGCCGCTGATGGCGCGGATGGGCATCACCCGCATCGCCGACGTGACCGGGCTGGACCGAATCGGCGTGCCGGTGGTGATGGTCTGCCGTCCGAACGCCCGCTCGCTGGCGGTGTCGCAGGGCAAGGGGCTGGACCTGGATGCCGCCATCGCCTCGGGCCTGATGGAGGCGGCCGAGCTTTACCACGCCGAGCATGTCGAGGCGCCGCTGAAGCTGGGCAGCCTGAACGAGCTCGCGCATTCTCATGCCATGATCGACGTGGACCGGCTGGCCCGGATCTCGGACCGTTTCCACCGCGACCTGCCGATGCTGTGGATCGAGGGGCGGGACCTGCTGTCGGGCCGGCCGCGCTGGCTGCCCTTCGAATGCGTGCGGGCGAACTTCACCCTGCCGCCGCCGCCCGGCAGCGGCTGCTTTCCCTGCGGCAGCAACGGCCTTGCCTCGGGCAACACCATGGCCGAGGCGACCTGTCACGCCCTCTGCGAACTGATCGAGCGCGACGCCACCACGCTGTGGCACCTGCTGCCGCCCGAGCGCCGGGCCGCGACCGGGCTGGACCTCGCCAGCGTCGACGACCTCGCCTGCCGCGCCGTGCTGGACCGGATGCGGGGCGCCGGCTTCGACGTGCATGTCTGGCATCTGGTCGGCGACATGGCGGTGCCGGCCTTCTACTGCCTGCTCTCGGACCGGCGCGAGCCCGGATCGCATCACGGCATCGGCGCCGGGGCGCATCCCGCGCGCGCCATCGCGCTGCTGCGCGCCCTGACCGAGGCGGCGCAGGTGCGCTGCACCTATATCTCGGGGGCGCGGGACGATCTGCGCCCGGACGACTTCAGCCCGCATGAGCTGTCCCGCAAGGCGCGGCGGGCCGCCGAGATGCGCGCCAACCACCGGCCGGCGACGGATTTCGCGGCGGTGGAGGAGTTCCTCTCGCTGGATTTCGCCAGGGACCTGGACTGGCTGCTGTCGCGCCTGCGCGCGGTCGGCATCGACGAGGCGGTGGCCGTGGACCTGCGCAAGCCGGGGCTGGACCTGCCGGTCGTCCGCCTGGTGGTGCCGGGGCTGGAGGCGCCTCACGACCATCCCGGCTGGCGGCCCGGCCCCCGGGCGCGCGCCGCCGGGCAGGCCGCGCCATGA
- a CDS encoding Crp/Fnr family transcriptional regulator: MKRILDLAELPWFVGLPGEVLAGIEAGSRRRHVARGQLILERGDPGDSVLFVLSGRVLAVQWTPSGREIVYSEIASGSAFGELSVLSGSPRSLSLYARTACVLLEMPGPLLTGLMETQPPVRQAVIQGLVRRIHDLTERVQELTSLDVEERLRAYLLRVSLEDGGLEPGRRMPDPPTHAEMANMIGANREAVSRVLAKLSRAGIIESGRKYLRILQPDALIRDEMGKDG, encoded by the coding sequence ATGAAGCGGATTCTGGATTTGGCCGAGCTGCCGTGGTTCGTCGGGCTACCGGGCGAGGTTCTGGCCGGAATCGAGGCCGGTTCGCGCCGCCGCCATGTCGCCCGCGGCCAGCTGATCCTCGAACGGGGCGATCCCGGCGACTCGGTGCTTTTCGTCCTGTCGGGGCGCGTGCTGGCCGTGCAATGGACGCCGAGCGGGCGCGAGATCGTCTATAGCGAGATCGCCTCTGGCAGCGCCTTCGGCGAGCTGTCGGTGCTGTCCGGGTCGCCGCGCTCGCTGTCGCTTTACGCGCGCACGGCCTGCGTGCTGCTGGAGATGCCGGGCCCGCTGCTGACCGGGCTGATGGAGACGCAGCCGCCGGTCCGGCAGGCGGTGATCCAGGGCCTGGTCCGGCGGATCCACGATCTGACCGAACGGGTGCAAGAGCTGACCTCGCTGGATGTCGAGGAGCGGCTGCGCGCCTATCTGCTGCGCGTCTCGCTGGAGGACGGCGGGCTCGAGCCGGGGCGCCGGATGCCCGATCCGCCGACCCATGCGGAAATGGCCAACATGATCGGTGCCAATCGCGAAGCGGTCAGCCGCGTGCTGGCCAAGCTCAGCCGGGCGGGCATCATCGAATCCGGGCGGAAATACTTGCGCATCCTGCAGCCCGATGCCCTGATCCGGGACGAGATGGGCAAGGACGGTTGA
- a CDS encoding LysR substrate-binding domain-containing protein, whose translation MHYTLKHLRYIEAAERHQSITAAAEALAVSPSSIAAAIDHVEAQLGQPVFARVPSRGIGATSFGRKIIDEIRLLLVAQARFDGKIADLEQRIDGTARIACFTPLAPILLPTILCEVRERYPNLMIEVMEGNWEEVVRAVDTGDADFAFCYGLINELAYRFLPLFVGHPHAALPAAHPLASGRFVTLEQLAPEPLVVLDLDLSRRYLMDLFATRGLKPNVVYSARSTDMMRALIAAGMCYGIFNIRPMSKQTYARGDLVRLPLAGEHDAPRAGVLTRRDVQLTPVCEAIIATCEMQAMRGEFDRAFVRPYIPQDF comes from the coding sequence ATGCACTATACCCTGAAGCACCTGCGCTATATCGAGGCAGCCGAGCGGCACCAGTCGATCACCGCCGCGGCCGAGGCGCTGGCGGTCTCGCCCTCGTCCATCGCCGCTGCCATTGACCATGTCGAGGCGCAGCTGGGCCAGCCGGTCTTTGCCCGCGTGCCCTCGCGCGGGATCGGGGCGACCAGCTTCGGCCGCAAGATCATCGACGAGATCCGGCTGCTGCTGGTGGCGCAGGCGCGCTTCGACGGCAAGATCGCCGATCTGGAGCAGCGCATCGACGGCACCGCGCGCATCGCCTGCTTCACGCCGCTGGCGCCGATCCTGCTGCCCACGATCCTGTGCGAGGTGCGCGAGCGCTATCCCAACCTGATGATCGAGGTGATGGAGGGCAATTGGGAAGAGGTGGTGCGCGCCGTCGATACCGGCGACGCCGATTTCGCCTTCTGCTACGGGCTGATCAACGAACTGGCCTATCGTTTCCTGCCGCTTTTCGTCGGCCACCCCCATGCCGCGCTGCCGGCGGCGCATCCGCTGGCCAGCGGCCGTTTCGTCACGCTGGAACAGCTTGCGCCCGAGCCGCTGGTGGTGCTGGACCTGGACCTGTCGCGGCGCTACCTGATGGACCTGTTCGCGACGCGGGGCCTCAAGCCGAACGTGGTCTATTCGGCGCGCTCGACCGACATGATGCGGGCGCTGATCGCGGCCGGCATGTGCTACGGCATCTTCAACATCCGCCCGATGAGCAAGCAGACCTATGCCCGCGGCGACCTGGTGCGGTTGCCGCTGGCGGGTGAGCACGACGCCCCGCGCGCCGGGGTTCTGACCCGGCGCGACGTGCAACTGACCCCGGTTTGCGAAGCGATCATCGCCACTTGCGAGATGCAGGCGATGCGCGGCGAATTCGACCGCGCCTTCGTGCGGCCCTACATTCCACAGGATTTCTGA
- a CDS encoding ABC transporter substrate-binding protein, with protein sequence MTLPPAFSRRFLLAGAVALTALATAPALSAQEAQKGGTLVLASVHKPRHLNSAVQSGVATAVPAAQIFATLLRYGEDFTPQPYLAESWEFSDDSKVLTLKLRQGATFHDGSPITAEDVIWSLGVVKENHPFSSMLEPVEAFEAPDPQTVVIRMKQPHPAILLVLSASLTPILPKHVFDDGQDIKSSPKNNLPVGSGPFKVTAFEPGQHIILERYDGFFLEGKPYLDRIVIRQYQDANSGVLALESGEAQMFPLLDGTRLIRRLEKSGDLTVTDKGYAGIGPLNWLAFNTKHPALSDVRVRQAIAHAIDRDFVTKALHSGLSKPSIEPVVQGSPFYTEDVARYDFDLDKSKALLAEAGYGEGGKALELRIDYMPDVEEQQRAVAEYVKAALAKVGVTVTVRSSPDFPTWSQRVSSYDFDMTMDQVFNWGDPVIGVNRTYLCSNIREGIIWSNTQQYCNEEVDKLMNAAGVEPDPAKRQQLYAQAFKQITTDIPIHFINEVPYHTVYSQAVQNPPVSIWGTMGPMDEVWLKQ encoded by the coding sequence ATGACCCTTCCCCCCGCCTTCTCGCGTCGTTTCCTGCTGGCCGGTGCCGTGGCGCTGACCGCGCTCGCCACCGCCCCCGCGCTTTCCGCCCAGGAGGCGCAAAAGGGCGGGACGCTGGTGCTGGCATCCGTGCACAAGCCGCGCCACCTGAACTCGGCCGTGCAGTCGGGTGTCGCGACCGCCGTGCCGGCGGCGCAGATCTTTGCCACGCTTCTGCGCTATGGCGAGGATTTCACGCCGCAACCCTATCTGGCCGAAAGCTGGGAATTCAGTGACGACAGCAAGGTGCTGACGCTGAAGCTGCGCCAGGGCGCGACCTTCCACGACGGCTCGCCCATCACGGCCGAGGACGTGATCTGGTCCTTGGGCGTGGTCAAGGAAAACCACCCGTTCTCGAGCATGCTCGAACCGGTCGAGGCCTTCGAGGCGCCCGATCCGCAGACCGTGGTCATCCGCATGAAGCAGCCGCATCCGGCGATCCTGCTGGTGCTGTCGGCCTCGCTGACGCCGATCCTGCCCAAGCACGTCTTCGACGACGGCCAGGACATCAAGTCGAGCCCCAAGAACAACCTGCCGGTCGGCTCGGGCCCCTTCAAGGTGACCGCCTTCGAGCCGGGCCAGCACATCATCCTGGAGCGCTATGACGGCTTCTTCCTGGAAGGAAAGCCCTATCTGGACCGCATCGTGATCCGGCAATACCAGGATGCCAACTCGGGCGTGCTGGCGCTGGAATCGGGCGAGGCGCAGATGTTCCCGCTGCTCGACGGCACCCGCCTGATCCGGCGGCTGGAAAAATCCGGCGACCTGACCGTGACCGACAAGGGCTATGCCGGCATCGGCCCGCTGAACTGGCTGGCCTTCAACACCAAGCATCCGGCGCTGTCGGACGTGCGGGTCCGCCAGGCCATCGCCCATGCCATCGACCGCGACTTCGTGACCAAGGCGCTGCATTCGGGCCTGTCCAAGCCCTCGATCGAGCCGGTCGTGCAGGGTAGCCCCTTCTATACTGAGGATGTCGCGCGCTACGACTTCGACCTCGACAAGTCCAAGGCGCTTCTGGCCGAGGCGGGCTATGGCGAGGGCGGCAAGGCGCTGGAACTGCGCATCGACTACATGCCCGATGTCGAGGAACAGCAGCGCGCCGTCGCCGAATATGTCAAGGCGGCGCTGGCCAAGGTCGGGGTCACGGTCACCGTGCGCTCCTCTCCCGACTTCCCGACCTGGTCGCAGCGCGTCTCGTCCTATGACTTCGACATGACCATGGACCAGGTGTTCAACTGGGGCGACCCGGTGATCGGCGTGAACCGGACCTATCTCTGCTCGAACATCCGCGAGGGGATCATCTGGTCCAACACCCAGCAATATTGCAACGAAGAGGTGGACAAGCTGATGAACGCCGCCGGGGTCGAGCCGGACCCGGCCAAGCGCCAGCAGCTTTACGCCCAGGCCTTCAAGCAGATCACCACCGACATCCCGATCCATTTCATCAACGAAGTGCCCTATCACACGGTCTATTCGCAGGCCGTGCAGAACCCGCCCGTCTCGATCTGGGGCACGATGGGGCCGATGGATGAGGTCTGGCTGAAGCAGTAA